A segment of the Capnocytophaga sp. ARDL2 genome:
AGAGGTGCGTACAAAGACGAACATCAAAAAGCATTGTTTACCTCATCAATTTATAACACTACATTGAGTGTACGTGAACCCTTTGAATACGGAAACACTTTTAATGTAAAATACGATGATGTAAAAACTGTTTCTTTATTTGGAGAATTGACCTTTGATTTAAAGGATGTCAAAATCGATACTTATGGATTATACAATTCTTACCAAACGACAAACGAAGATTTTGCATATAATTTACCTATCATCGAGGCAGGATTAAAAACTCATGTAGATTTTAGTCCAAAAGTTTATGCAGATTTGCATTTATATTTTGTAGGTGATCGTCGAGATTATCTACGCAAAAAACAACTGGTAGGAACTAATGTAGTGGACATCCCGCCAACCGAAATAAAAATGGCAGGTTATACAGATGTAAACCTTACATTAGGATACAATCCAACAAACCAATGGACAGTTTTTGCAAGTGGAATCAATCTATTAAATCAAAAATATTTTACCTACACCAATTATCGTGCTCAAGGAATTCACGCCATAATTGGAGCTATGTATAAATTTGATTTTAGAAAAAAACAGCACTAATTTTTATACGCCAAAATTTCAATGTTTTGGCGTTTTTTTGTAAATTTATAGAAGAAATAAATTAAAAATCACTTATTGATCTAAAATAAAAAAACTATCAATATGAAATACATTTCTATTTTAGCATCTTCAATTTTGCTTTTTTCATGCAAAAAAGAAGATAAAACATTATTTTCTACAGAAGATATTGAGGATATTAAGCAACATTCCCCTATTATCATCAAAAACACCTTTGAAGCCTTGTCATCGGCTTTGGTAGGTGAAATAAGCGAAAATGGTGTGGAAAGTGCTGTTGATTATTGTAACATTCACGCATCATCGTTTACCGAAATGGCTTTTGTTGATAATAATAAATCGTATAAAATTTATCGCGTTTCGGATAAAAATAGAAATCCAAATAATACCATGTCTGAAGTGGATTTGCAGATTTTCAACTATTACAAAGAGTCAATGGGGCAAATAGTAAACGATACGATTGTGATTGAAAATGATAAAATAAACTATTACCGACCGATTCAAATCAACAATCCTCTGTGTTTGCAATGTCATGGGAAAGTAGGTGAAACGGTTACAAATGAAGTGTATGACAAAATCCTATCGAAATATCCCAAAGATAAAGCCATCAATTACCAGTTAAACGATTTGAGAGGAATGTGGAAAGTAGTAAGTCATTTGGAAAATGAGAAAAAATAAGGCTGTCGAAATTGACAGCCTCTTTTTTTATGATTATTCCCACTCAATTGTTGCGGGTGGTTTTGAGCTAATGTCGTAAGCTACACGGTTAATACCTTTTACTTCGTTGATGATACGGCTCGATACCGTTTCCAAAAACTCGTAAGGCAATTTTGACCAAGTAGCCGTCATAAAATCGATGGTATTTGCCGAGCGAACAACCGCGGTGTATTCATAAGTTCTCTCATCTCCCATTACTCCTACCGATTTTACGGGCAACAATACCACAAAGGCTTGTGATACTTCGTCATACAAATTGTTTTTGTACAACTCTTGGATAAAAATATCGTCGGCTTCTTGTAAGATTCTTACTTTTTCAGCATCTACTTCGCCCAACACACGGATTCCCAATCCTGGCCAGTGGGAACGGATGACGATATACTAATTCTCTTGGAATACCCAACTCTACTCCTACTTTGCGAACTTCGTCTTTAAACAATTCTCTCAAAGGTTCAAGCAATTGCAATTTCATATCTTCTGGCAATCCACCTACATTGTGGTGTGATTTGATTGTTGCCGAAGGGCCTTTTACAGACTGAGATTCAATTACATCTGGGTAGATTGTACCTTGAGCCAAGAAAGACGCATCTCCAAACTTTTTAGATTCTTCGTCAAAAACAGCTATGAAATCTCTACCAATCGTTTTGCGTTTTTGCTCTGGATCGTTGATACCTTTCAAATTGCCCAAAAATCTTTCAGATGCATCTACCATTTTGATATTCATATTGAAGTGCTTTCCGTAATTTTCCATTACTTTTTTACCTTCGTCTTTTCTCAACAGTCCTGTATCCACAAAAATACAAGTCAATTGATCTCCAATCGCACGGTGTATCAATACCGCCGCAACCGATGAATCTACACCTCCAGAAAGTCCTAAGATTACTTTTTTATCTCCTACAACCTCTTTAATGCGTTTGATCTCTGTTTCGATAAAGTCTGTCAATATCCAATTTTTTTCTGCTTTACAAATGTTGAACACAAAGTTTTCCAACATTTTACTTCCGTATTCAGAGTGAGTTACCTCTGGGTGAAACTGCACTGCATACACATTGCGATTTTCGTTTGCCAATGCAGCGATTTCGATATTCGATTTTGCAGTTACTACAAAACCTTCTGGAGCTTTTACAACTTCGTCGAAGTGGCTCATCCACACCGTAGATTTTTCTGGCACAGCATCAAACAATTTGTTGGTAACCAAAACGCTCAATTCAGATTTTCCGTATTCTCCTTTTTCTCCTTTTTTTACTTCACCACCCAACAAGTGCGAAATCAATTGCATTCCATAGCATATACCCAATACAGGTACGCCTAATTCAAACAATTCTTTATCTACCAAAGCAGCCTCATCTCCAAAAACCGAAGAAGGTCCTCCCGAAAGAATGATTCCTTTTGGGTCGTGTTTTTTGATTTCCTCTATCGAGGTATAATAAGGGATGATTTCTGTATAAACACCAAATTCTCTGATTCTTCGAGCAATCAATTGATTGTATTGAGAACCAAAATCTAAGATAATAATTCCTTGTGTCATTTCTGTTTTTGTAATTTGTGCAAAATTACGGTTATTCTTTTAGATTTGAAATCTTTTACTCGTTTTTTTACTAATTGTTATTTTTAAAACATTCTATTTATTGTTTACAATTCACCATTTACTTATCTATTTAAAATACTTTGTACTTCATACTTTGTACTTTATACTTACTATGTACTATTTACTAAATAAATCACTATTTTTGCAACTTCGTATCATTTAGAAATATGTCTGAAATCATTCAAATTCGCGTAAATCCAGAAATCGCCTTTCAAGAAAAACAGTTACTATCGTTTGTTGCCAATTTTTTGAAGGTTAAAAAAACGGATATTCAACACATTCAACTAGTAAAACGCTCGATAGATGCACGTCAAAGACAAGTAAAAATCAACTTGAAATTAGAAATCTTTTTTCAAGGCGAACCTATTGTGCGTACGCCTCATTTTACCCCAGATTATCAATATGTAAAAAATGCACCCGAAGTAATCGTTGTAGGTGCAGGTCCCGCAGGATATTTCGCCGCATTGCAGTTGATTGAGTTGGGCATTCGACCTATTGTGATTGAAAGAGGTAAAGATGTAAAAGCCCGTCGTCGTGATTTGAAAGCCTTGAATATAGAGCATATCGTACACCCAGATTCCAACTATTGTTTTGGTGAAGGAGGTGCAGGAACTTATTCGGACGGAAAACTCTACACTCGCTCAAAAAAACGAGGTGATGTACAAAGAATTTTAGAGGTTTTGGTGTTTTTTGGTGCTTCGGAAGAAATTGTAATCGATGCTCATCCGCATATCGGAACCAACAAATTGCCAAAAATCATGGAAGATATGCGTCATAAAATCATCGAATGTGGCGGTGAAGTACTTTTTGAACACAAATTGACAGATATTATCATCAAATCTGGAAAAGTTGTAGGTGTTGAGATAAATAATCAAACAATTATCAATGCATCGCAAGTAATTTTGGCAACTGGACATTCTGCCAGAGATATTTTTGAATTGTTGGATAAAAAAGAAATCGAAATCGAAGCCAAACCTTTTGCTTTGGGCGTTCGTGCAGAACATCCACAATCTTTGATAGACCAAATTCAATATTCGTGTGATTACCGAGGTGAATTTCTTCCACCGGCTCCCTATTCTATTGTAAAACAAGTCAATGGAAGAGGTATGTATTCGTTTTGCATGTGTCCAGGCGGAGTCATTGCTCCGTGTGCTACGGCTCCTGGAGAAATCGTTACTAACGGTTGGTCGCCATCAAAACGCAATCAACCTACGGCAAACTCAGGAATTGTGGTGGAATTGCGATTGGAAGATTTTGCCCCATACAAAAAATATGGAGCATTGGCTGGAGTACAATTTCAAAAAGAAATCGAACAAAGAGCTTTTCAATTGGCAAATCAAACCCAAAAAGCACCGGCTCAACGCATGGTAGATTTTAGCAACAAAAAAATTTCATCATCTATTCCCAAAACATCGTATGTACCAGGTACAACTTCGGTAGAATTAGGTGATTTATTTCCAGGTTTTCTCACCAAAACCATGCGCCAAGGCTTTGTAGAATTTGGAAAAAGTATGAAAGGTTATTTTACCAATGAAGCCATACTTCACGCCCCCGAAAGTAGAACCTCATCGCCAGTTCGTATACCTCGAGATGAGCAATCCTTGCAACATATCTGCATCGAAGGTTTGTATCCGTGTGGCGAAGGTGCAGGATACGCAGGAGGAATCGTTTCCGCCGCTATCGACGGAGAAAAATGTGCCTTGCAATGTGCTAATGTTTTATTGAAAAGAGAATGAAAATACTATTACTATCCGATACACATAGCTACATCGACGAGCGAATTTTGCACTACGCAACCA
Coding sequences within it:
- a CDS encoding FAD-dependent protein translates to MSEIIQIRVNPEIAFQEKQLLSFVANFLKVKKTDIQHIQLVKRSIDARQRQVKINLKLEIFFQGEPIVRTPHFTPDYQYVKNAPEVIVVGAGPAGYFAALQLIELGIRPIVIERGKDVKARRRDLKALNIEHIVHPDSNYCFGEGGAGTYSDGKLYTRSKKRGDVQRILEVLVFFGASEEIVIDAHPHIGTNKLPKIMEDMRHKIIECGGEVLFEHKLTDIIIKSGKVVGVEINNQTIINASQVILATGHSARDIFELLDKKEIEIEAKPFALGVRAEHPQSLIDQIQYSCDYRGEFLPPAPYSIVKQVNGRGMYSFCMCPGGVIAPCATAPGEIVTNGWSPSKRNQPTANSGIVVELRLEDFAPYKKYGALAGVQFQKEIEQRAFQLANQTQKAPAQRMVDFSNKKISSSIPKTSYVPGTTSVELGDLFPGFLTKTMRQGFVEFGKSMKGYFTNEAILHAPESRTSSPVRIPRDEQSLQHICIEGLYPCGEGAGYAGGIVSAAIDGEKCALQCANVLLKRE
- a CDS encoding DUF3365 domain-containing protein, yielding MKYISILASSILLFSCKKEDKTLFSTEDIEDIKQHSPIIIKNTFEALSSALVGEISENGVESAVDYCNIHASSFTEMAFVDNNKSYKIYRVSDKNRNPNNTMSEVDLQIFNYYKESMGQIVNDTIVIENDKINYYRPIQINNPLCLQCHGKVGETVTNEVYDKILSKYPKDKAINYQLNDLRGMWKVVSHLENEKK